The Oscillospiraceae bacterium genome has a window encoding:
- the glgD gene encoding glucose-1-phosphate adenylyltransferase subunit GlgD — protein sequence MSANRIGAIIFSNMHEKTIGELTAMRSCGSVPFGGRYRLIDFALSNMVNAGITAIGVITKSNYKSLMDHLRSGRDWDLSRKRSGLVIIPPYASAGSGMYRGRVEAMVTARDFIQYETVDWFVLSDCNFVFNLDIEELAEKHIESGADITCCYQKMRLSGDGLVDTVTYDLNKDGAIKGVRLDPNTEGEYNCGLNTMFMSKKFLLELIDKTQGRGICDFEQEILQQKVIGELKINTYEVTGTALRIGSMREYYAANMALLQKRVRDELFNNHPVYTKVRDEMPASYGLTAEISNTMVADGCRIEGSVSDSILFRGVTVGKNAKVKGCILMQGCTVGENADITGLVCDKNTVITEGRVLVGCAENPLFVPKNGVV from the coding sequence ATGAGCGCAAACAGAATCGGCGCTATTATTTTTTCCAATATGCACGAAAAGACCATCGGCGAACTGACTGCCATGCGCAGCTGCGGCTCGGTGCCGTTCGGCGGCCGTTACCGGCTGATCGATTTTGCGCTGTCCAACATGGTCAACGCGGGCATCACCGCCATCGGAGTCATCACCAAGAGCAATTATAAATCGCTGATGGATCATCTGCGCAGCGGACGCGACTGGGATTTGTCTCGTAAGCGCAGCGGCTTGGTTATCATTCCGCCGTATGCGTCGGCCGGTTCGGGCATGTACCGCGGCAGGGTCGAGGCCATGGTGACCGCCCGCGATTTTATCCAGTATGAGACCGTGGATTGGTTTGTGCTCAGCGACTGCAATTTTGTGTTCAATCTGGACATTGAAGAACTGGCCGAAAAACACATCGAGAGCGGAGCAGACATCACCTGTTGCTATCAGAAGATGCGCTTGTCCGGTGACGGGCTGGTCGATACCGTGACTTATGATCTTAACAAAGACGGCGCCATCAAGGGCGTACGGCTCGATCCCAATACCGAGGGTGAATATAACTGCGGACTCAACACCATGTTTATGAGCAAGAAATTTTTACTGGAACTGATTGATAAGACTCAGGGGCGCGGTATCTGTGATTTTGAGCAGGAGATTCTGCAGCAGAAGGTGATCGGCGAGTTAAAAATCAATACTTATGAGGTCACCGGGACTGCGCTGCGCATCGGCTCGATGCGGGAATATTACGCCGCGAATATGGCATTGCTTCAAAAACGGGTTCGCGACGAACTGTTCAACAATCATCCCGTCTATACCAAGGTGCGCGATGAGATGCCCGCCAGCTACGGATTGACTGCGGAGATCTCGAATACGATGGTCGCCGACGGCTGCCGGATTGAGGGATCGGTGAGCGATTCGATTTTATTCCGCGGCGTTACGGTGGGTAAAAATGCCAAGGTAAAGGGCTGTATTCTGATGCAGGGCTGCACCGTCGGGGAAAATGCCGATATTACCGGCCTCGTCTGCGACAAGAATACGGTGATTACCGAGGGGCGTGTGCTGGTCGGATGCGCCGAAAACCCCCTATTTGTACCCAAAAACGGTGTGGTGTGA
- a CDS encoding glucose-1-phosphate adenylyltransferase, whose translation MTMEKKDCIAMLLAGGQGSRLHVLTRDMAKPAVGFGGKYRIIDFTLSNCVNSGIDTVGVLTQYQPLELNRYIGNGLPWDLDRLNGGVHILPPYQRSRGSEWYKGTANAIYQNLAFIEEYSPDNVVILSGDHIYKMNYAKMLEEHIKNEAACTIAVLEVPIDEANRFGIMNTEPDGRIYEFEEKPKNPKSNQASMGVYIFNFEKLKKYLVEDEADPKSSNDFGKDIIPKMLAAKERMYAYPFTGYWKDVGTIDSLWEANMDLLNPARPIDLSDPSWKIYFRNPVKPPHYISTNSVIQNSLVSEGCEIAGDLDFSVVFSGVTIEDGAQVFDSIVMSGATIRTGAQVQYAIIGENAEIGAASVVGFRPECMKCRDNWGVAVVGPGIKVGSGCTVAPKAIIDSDMKDGESR comes from the coding sequence ATGACGATGGAAAAGAAGGACTGTATTGCGATGCTGCTTGCCGGCGGACAAGGCAGCCGATTACATGTTCTGACGCGGGATATGGCAAAACCCGCAGTCGGGTTCGGAGGAAAATACCGCATCATCGACTTCACTCTGTCCAACTGCGTCAACTCGGGCATCGACACCGTCGGGGTTTTGACGCAGTATCAGCCCCTGGAACTGAACCGCTATATTGGAAACGGCCTGCCCTGGGATCTCGACCGGCTCAACGGCGGCGTGCATATCCTGCCGCCCTATCAGCGGAGCCGCGGCAGTGAGTGGTATAAGGGTACGGCCAACGCCATCTATCAAAATCTCGCTTTTATTGAGGAATACAGCCCCGATAACGTCGTGATTCTGTCGGGCGACCACATCTACAAGATGAATTATGCCAAGATGCTGGAAGAACATATCAAAAATGAGGCCGCCTGCACCATCGCCGTGCTCGAGGTGCCCATCGACGAGGCCAATCGATTCGGCATTATGAACACCGAACCCGACGGCAGGATCTACGAGTTTGAGGAAAAACCCAAAAACCCGAAATCCAACCAGGCCAGTATGGGCGTGTACATTTTCAATTTCGAAAAACTGAAAAAGTATCTTGTTGAGGACGAGGCCGACCCGAAGAGCAGCAATGACTTCGGCAAGGACATCATTCCCAAGATGCTGGCGGCAAAAGAACGGATGTATGCATATCCGTTCACCGGTTACTGGAAGGACGTCGGCACCATCGACAGCCTGTGGGAGGCCAACATGGACCTGCTGAATCCGGCAAGGCCCATCGATCTGTCCGATCCGAGCTGGAAAATCTATTTCCGAAACCCGGTCAAGCCGCCGCATTATATCTCGACCAACAGCGTGATTCAGAATTCGCTGGTCAGCGAGGGCTGTGAGATTGCGGGGGATCTCGACTTTTCGGTTGTGTTCTCCGGTGTGACCATCGAAGACGGCGCGCAGGTTTTTGACAGCATCGTGATGAGCGGAGCGACTATCCGGACCGGTGCGCAGGTGCAGTATGCCATTATCGGCGAAAACGCCGAGATCGGAGCGGCCAGTGTGGTCGGCTTCCGGCCCGAGTGCATGAAGTGCCGCGACAACTGGGGTGTGGCCGTGGTCGGGCCGGGCATCAAGGTGGGCAGCGGCTGTACGGTTGCGCCGAAGGCCATCATCGACAGCGACATGAAGGACGGTGAATCCAGATGA
- the glgB gene encoding 1,4-alpha-glucan branching protein GlgB has protein sequence MRDGKTELKERLTDFHAGRAFCAYEFMGAHPAGDSAVFRVWAPNASDVSVVGDFNGWSPVADKMEKISHGVWECYIKNVQKFDCYKYRVVSADGNAVLKADPYAFHTQTRPGTASKFYPIDNTHQWGDSVWMKRREKQNIFTAPLNIYEVHAGSWRQYPDGNHFSYQKLADELIPYVKKMGYTHIEFMPLAEYPLDMSWGYQTTGYFSPSSRYGEPPELMEFVDRCHKAGVGVIMDWVGAHFPKDGYGLYQFDGDFCYEYADPRKRESPEWGTHYFDYGRNEVVSFLVSSVDYWINRYHFDGVRVDAVSAMLYLDYGRKEWAPNIHGGNHNLEAIALLQTLNGHILGAYPGTMMIAEESTSFPKVSHEIADGGLGFSFKWNMGWMNDTLSYMETDPYFRGGSHNKLTFSMMYAFSERFILPISHDEVVHGKKSLLDKMPGDYAQKFANTRLFMAYMTAHPGKKLMFMGCEYGPFREWDYASGLEWFMLDFEAHKKLQGYKAVLDEFYLKHPALWKDDNGWDGFQWIAADDSQNDVISFIRKDGNKQLVCVFNFAGNAHEGYRIGVPKAEQYREVLTTDDERFFGAGIHNGAVKVDDIPMHGFDHSIPLTLPPLSAVFLERDKI, from the coding sequence ATGAGAGACGGGAAAACGGAACTGAAAGAGCGTTTGACCGACTTTCACGCCGGCCGTGCCTTTTGTGCTTATGAATTTATGGGGGCGCATCCCGCCGGAGACAGCGCGGTTTTCCGCGTATGGGCGCCCAACGCTTCTGACGTCTCGGTCGTCGGCGACTTCAACGGCTGGTCTCCCGTTGCCGATAAAATGGAAAAAATCAGTCACGGCGTATGGGAGTGTTACATAAAAAACGTTCAAAAATTCGACTGCTATAAATACCGGGTGGTCTCGGCGGACGGAAACGCCGTGCTCAAGGCCGACCCTTATGCATTTCACACCCAGACCCGTCCCGGTACCGCGTCGAAGTTTTATCCGATTGACAACACGCATCAATGGGGCGACTCGGTCTGGATGAAACGGCGGGAAAAACAGAATATCTTCACCGCTCCCTTGAATATCTATGAGGTGCACGCGGGTTCGTGGCGGCAATATCCAGACGGGAACCATTTTTCGTATCAAAAGCTCGCGGATGAGTTGATTCCCTACGTTAAAAAGATGGGATACACCCACATCGAATTTATGCCGCTGGCCGAATATCCCCTCGACATGTCCTGGGGGTATCAGACAACCGGCTATTTTTCGCCCTCTTCGCGCTACGGCGAACCGCCCGAACTGATGGAATTTGTCGACCGCTGCCACAAGGCCGGCGTCGGCGTGATTATGGACTGGGTGGGCGCGCATTTTCCGAAAGACGGATACGGGCTTTATCAATTCGACGGGGATTTTTGTTATGAATACGCCGACCCCCGCAAGCGTGAGAGTCCCGAATGGGGCACGCACTATTTTGACTACGGCAGAAATGAGGTCGTCAGTTTTTTGGTGTCGAGCGTAGATTACTGGATCAACCGCTATCATTTCGACGGCGTCCGGGTCGATGCGGTCAGTGCGATGCTCTACCTCGACTACGGGCGCAAGGAGTGGGCGCCCAACATCCACGGCGGCAACCACAATCTTGAGGCGATAGCCTTGCTGCAAACGTTGAATGGGCATATTCTCGGGGCGTATCCGGGTACAATGATGATTGCCGAGGAATCGACGAGCTTTCCGAAAGTCAGCCACGAGATTGCCGACGGCGGGCTGGGATTCTCGTTTAAATGGAACATGGGCTGGATGAACGACACGTTGTCGTATATGGAGACCGATCCGTATTTTCGCGGCGGCAGCCACAACAAACTGACCTTTTCGATGATGTACGCGTTTTCCGAGCGGTTCATTCTGCCGATTTCGCACGATGAGGTCGTACACGGCAAGAAGTCGCTGCTCGACAAGATGCCGGGCGACTATGCCCAGAAATTCGCCAACACGCGGCTGTTCATGGCCTATATGACCGCACATCCGGGCAAGAAGCTGATGTTTATGGGCTGCGAATACGGGCCGTTCCGCGAATGGGACTATGCCTCGGGGCTGGAGTGGTTTATGCTCGATTTTGAGGCGCATAAAAAATTACAGGGCTACAAAGCCGTGCTGGATGAATTTTATCTGAAACACCCGGCGCTGTGGAAAGACGATAACGGCTGGGACGGTTTTCAGTGGATTGCCGCCGACGACAGCCAAAACGACGTAATCTCGTTTATCCGAAAAGACGGCAATAAACAGCTGGTCTGTGTGTTTAACTTCGCGGGCAATGCGCACGAGGGCTACCGCATCGGCGTGCCGAAAGCCGAACAATACCGCGAAGTGCTGACTACCGACGACGAGCGGTTTTTCGGCGCGGGGATTCATAACGGCGCTGTGAAGGTTGACGATATTCCGATGCACGGATTTGACCATTCGATCCCGCTCACACTCCCGCCGTTGTCGGCGGTGTTTCTCGAGCGGGACAAAATATAA
- the spoIVB gene encoding SpoIVB peptidase, whose product MKNFDARKWIRRVTGAASAAVFALMCAVCLSAGSYPDVFYVTTGGAPFSDGRLSLKTDAVVTTLAAGSGYEAQLMFGAVPIKTVDVRIVDNDAVIAVGDAFGIRLKTEGVVVVSVGEDGESSPAAKAGLMPGDSILEINGKKPMSAKELARMIENSGGKKLKLKVLRDGKTFETTLIPERTEDGKYRSGMWVRDSGAGIGTMTFYRPADGIYAGLGHAISDFESGKVLPISGGEIASAKITGIVKGQSGTPGELVGTILSDTIGSLEINSECGVYGQLYDRPDGEAVKVAMRQEIETGKAYILSTIDENGPQQFEIEILKIDMSEDSGGRNLIIEVTDPKLLEQTGGIVQGMSGSPILQNGKLIGAVTHVFVNNPTRGYGLFADTMLAQTEALAKRPAA is encoded by the coding sequence ATGAAAAATTTTGACGCGAGAAAATGGATTCGGAGAGTGACGGGAGCGGCTTCGGCGGCGGTGTTTGCGCTGATGTGTGCGGTTTGCCTGAGTGCGGGGTCATATCCCGACGTGTTTTATGTGACAACCGGCGGCGCACCGTTCTCGGACGGGCGGTTGTCGCTGAAAACCGATGCGGTTGTGACGACATTGGCTGCCGGGTCGGGTTATGAGGCCCAGCTGATGTTCGGTGCGGTGCCGATCAAAACCGTAGACGTGCGTATTGTGGACAACGACGCCGTGATTGCCGTGGGCGATGCGTTCGGTATCCGGCTGAAAACGGAGGGCGTCGTGGTGGTCAGTGTCGGTGAGGACGGAGAGAGCAGCCCCGCAGCCAAGGCCGGACTGATGCCGGGGGATTCCATATTGGAGATCAACGGCAAAAAACCCATGAGCGCCAAGGAGCTGGCCCGTATGATCGAAAACAGCGGCGGGAAAAAGCTGAAACTGAAGGTGCTGCGCGACGGCAAAACCTTTGAGACGACATTGATTCCCGAACGCACCGAGGATGGAAAATACAGATCGGGCATGTGGGTGCGCGACAGCGGCGCTGGCATCGGGACAATGACGTTTTACCGGCCTGCCGACGGCATTTACGCCGGCTTGGGACACGCCATCAGCGATTTTGAGAGCGGGAAAGTGCTGCCGATCTCAGGCGGTGAGATCGCCTCAGCCAAAATCACCGGCATTGTCAAGGGACAATCCGGCACACCCGGCGAACTGGTCGGCACGATTTTGAGCGACACCATCGGTTCGCTGGAAATCAACAGTGAATGCGGCGTTTACGGGCAGCTCTACGACCGGCCGGACGGTGAGGCCGTCAAGGTGGCCATGCGGCAGGAGATCGAGACGGGAAAGGCGTATATCCTCTCAACAATCGATGAAAACGGACCACAGCAATTTGAAATTGAAATTTTGAAAATCGACATGAGCGAGGATTCGGGCGGGCGCAATCTGATTATCGAAGTCACCGATCCCAAATTGCTCGAACAGACCGGCGGCATTGTACAGGGTATGAGCGGCAGCCCGATTCTGCAAAACGGCAAGCTGATCGGCGCGGTGACGCATGTGTTCGTCAACAACCCCACGCGGGGCTACGGTCTGTTTGCCGACACGATGCTGGCTCAGACCGAGGCGCTTGCAAAACGCCCGGCGGCCTGA
- a CDS encoding insulinase family protein — protein MPEIKPERIADAVSFTAINNNFFKTVRISVNFVLPLNAATAAQNAVLPFILCRGKDFTATKRRLENLFGAQLNPRVQKVADRQVLSIDLELVKSEYAKKDLLPEAAELLCELITKPPVRLGAFFKKDTDAEKQNVCGLILAEQNDKRALAIKRCTAIMFDGQPFGLDKYGELEQVAALDGKMLYAAWQNMLKTAVVEIIFIGADGTDEVKKIFAKHFGGKREPVSFGAIETPKPCEEYGEVEERMNITQAKLIMAYRTTEILPGDLKAFEVMRSLFGGSTTSKLFSNVREKLGLCYYCAATYNKFLGMLMVDSGVLEENVPKAREAINAQLKAICDGDFTDADVTDAKLYLQNIYRSTESSLQQLSAYWLSEILAGTMRSPNKAADSFDSVSRELIIAAAKSCWPDTVYLLAGTKEDTK, from the coding sequence ATGCCTGAGATAAAACCGGAACGCATCGCCGACGCGGTCTCGTTTACGGCCATCAACAACAATTTTTTTAAGACGGTCCGTATTTCCGTCAATTTCGTCCTTCCGCTTAACGCAGCAACTGCCGCACAAAACGCGGTGCTGCCTTTTATTTTGTGCCGCGGAAAGGATTTTACAGCCACAAAACGCCGACTGGAAAATCTTTTCGGTGCGCAGTTGAATCCGCGCGTGCAAAAAGTCGCCGATCGGCAGGTGCTTTCCATCGATTTGGAACTTGTCAAATCCGAATACGCAAAAAAAGACCTGCTGCCCGAAGCGGCCGAGCTGCTGTGCGAATTGATTACAAAACCGCCGGTTCGTCTGGGCGCATTTTTCAAAAAAGACACCGACGCCGAAAAACAGAACGTCTGCGGCCTGATTTTGGCCGAGCAAAACGATAAACGCGCATTGGCCATCAAACGCTGCACCGCAATCATGTTCGACGGCCAACCCTTCGGGCTCGATAAATACGGCGAACTTGAACAAGTCGCCGCACTCGACGGCAAAATGCTGTATGCGGCGTGGCAAAACATGCTCAAGACCGCCGTCGTCGAGATTATCTTCATCGGTGCCGACGGCACAGACGAAGTCAAAAAAATCTTTGCCAAACACTTCGGCGGCAAGCGTGAACCGGTCTCTTTCGGCGCAATTGAAACGCCCAAACCCTGTGAGGAATACGGCGAGGTCGAAGAACGCATGAACATCACGCAAGCCAAACTGATCATGGCCTACCGCACCACCGAGATCCTGCCGGGCGATCTGAAAGCGTTCGAAGTCATGCGGTCCTTGTTCGGCGGTTCAACCACCTCAAAATTATTTTCCAACGTGCGTGAAAAACTGGGGTTGTGCTATTACTGCGCGGCTACTTACAATAAATTTTTAGGCATGCTGATGGTCGACAGCGGCGTGCTGGAAGAAAACGTCCCGAAAGCCCGCGAGGCAATCAATGCCCAGCTGAAGGCCATCTGCGACGGTGATTTTACCGATGCCGACGTCACGGATGCAAAGCTCTATCTGCAAAACATCTATCGTTCGACCGAGAGCTCCCTGCAGCAGCTGTCGGCCTATTGGCTGTCCGAAATTTTAGCCGGCACCATGCGTTCTCCCAACAAGGCGGCCGATTCATTCGATTCCGTCTCCCGCGAACTGATCATCGCCGCGGCAAAAAGCTGCTGGCCGGATACGGTTTATCTGCTGGCCGGCACAAAGGAGGACACGAAATGA
- a CDS encoding pitrilysin family protein, with translation MIYQSKILNETTEILTHRSGLTVILCQKPGAVSNYAGFCAKYGSIDTRFKLSEDDGYTDIVDGVAHFLEHKLFESEQGDALTLFAKTGVNANAGTSFDKTNYYFTATRNFYEALRILLDFVTHPYFSEQTIAKEQGIIGQEIKMYDDLPGWRVYFNFLGALYHNSAVKIDIGGSIESISKITPALLNKIYSAFYSLRNMALVVSGDFEREKVLSLCDECLVFAPEIEIVSDEKPEPPEIVRDFVNQQLEVVMPLFQCGYKMRKPSANEEPIYFAAGEALCELAVGEGSTLYRELYDTGLINSNFGGGLDGSRGHCCLIFGGESPAPETVAEKIKTAFAGLFQGISDEDFERVKSKLCGRILNQYNTPIGAGRIANEAFFSGVDPFAHAEAYFNLQKSDLESLLSKEVDYSRFALSTVTGFERS, from the coding sequence ATGATCTACCAAAGCAAGATATTAAACGAAACCACCGAAATTCTCACTCACCGCAGCGGCCTGACGGTCATTTTGTGTCAAAAACCGGGCGCGGTCAGCAACTATGCGGGCTTCTGCGCCAAATACGGCTCCATCGACACCCGGTTTAAATTATCCGAAGACGACGGCTACACCGACATTGTCGACGGCGTTGCGCATTTTCTCGAACACAAACTTTTCGAAAGCGAACAGGGCGATGCCTTAACGCTGTTTGCCAAAACCGGCGTAAACGCCAACGCGGGCACTTCATTCGATAAAACCAATTATTATTTCACCGCAACCCGCAACTTTTACGAGGCGCTGCGCATCCTGCTCGACTTTGTCACCCATCCGTATTTCTCGGAACAGACCATCGCCAAAGAACAGGGTATCATCGGTCAGGAAATCAAAATGTATGACGATCTGCCGGGCTGGCGGGTCTATTTCAACTTCCTCGGCGCGCTCTATCACAACAGCGCCGTCAAGATTGACATCGGCGGCAGCATCGAAAGCATCTCCAAGATCACTCCGGCGCTGCTCAATAAAATCTATTCGGCCTTTTATTCACTGCGCAATATGGCACTGGTTGTCTCGGGTGATTTTGAGCGCGAAAAGGTGCTTTCTCTGTGCGACGAATGCCTTGTCTTTGCACCCGAAATCGAAATCGTGTCCGACGAAAAGCCCGAACCGCCGGAGATCGTGCGTGATTTTGTCAATCAGCAGCTTGAAGTGGTTATGCCGCTGTTTCAGTGCGGTTATAAAATGCGCAAACCCTCGGCGAATGAAGAGCCGATCTATTTTGCAGCCGGTGAAGCGCTGTGCGAACTGGCCGTCGGCGAGGGTTCGACCCTCTACCGCGAGCTCTACGATACCGGTCTGATCAACTCCAATTTCGGCGGCGGTCTTGACGGCAGCCGCGGTCATTGCTGCCTGATATTCGGCGGTGAAAGCCCGGCTCCGGAGACGGTTGCGGAAAAAATCAAAACTGCTTTTGCCGGCCTCTTCCAAGGCATTTCCGACGAGGATTTTGAACGCGTCAAATCCAAACTCTGCGGACGTATTTTAAATCAATACAACACCCCCATCGGCGCAGGGCGAATCGCCAACGAGGCCTTTTTCTCGGGCGTTGATCCGTTTGCCCATGCCGAAGCCTATTTCAATCTGCAAAAATCCGACCTCGAATCGCTTTTGTCCAAAGAGGTCGACTACAGCCGTTTCGCCCTGTCCACGGTCACGGGTTTTGAACGTTCATAA
- a CDS encoding prolipoprotein diacylglyceryl transferase produces the protein MSENWISFPNLGITFNLNPIAFTIGSFQVKWSLIFTVIAVIVGGYLYFKAITKQNFEKRQVWSVTAVTAFFALVGARLLFVIPNNLWLMDQIYQVTGSYPDAGYYNTLYKFIAFFDKNYAGLNLFGGLIFGLIALSVLCKIKKWPLAKYLDSFAFSLPAAVAINALGYITDQTSFGQHSNSLLAINGSYIEDQVYSLYQSSVLRGGASVGPNVKWIVGNPVAPTPIYEILGCIAVILIVTLISKRLLFTGEKFLWSLGLYSLVRAFTESQRVDAALFWNMRINVMFAVIAVVVCVILIVIIRWQVKEGRLRNISQYIDARKNNGFENDVFVQKVYRGEAADVAPGEAADVAPGEAADILDEAPDKAEDADTPEQTGGKGQVWTADDTDDDTK, from the coding sequence ATGTCTGAAAACTGGATCTCGTTCCCGAATCTCGGCATCACGTTCAATTTAAATCCGATCGCCTTCACCATTGGTTCTTTCCAAGTTAAGTGGAGTTTGATATTCACGGTCATTGCGGTTATTGTAGGGGGATATCTCTATTTCAAAGCGATCACAAAACAAAATTTTGAGAAAAGACAAGTGTGGAGCGTCACGGCAGTCACGGCGTTTTTCGCATTGGTCGGTGCCCGCCTGCTCTTTGTCATCCCGAATAACCTCTGGCTTATGGATCAAATCTATCAAGTCACCGGATCTTATCCCGATGCCGGTTATTACAACACGCTTTATAAATTTATCGCGTTTTTCGACAAGAATTATGCCGGACTGAATCTGTTCGGCGGTCTGATTTTCGGTCTGATCGCACTGTCGGTTTTGTGTAAAATCAAAAAATGGCCGCTGGCCAAATATCTCGACAGCTTTGCTTTTTCGCTGCCTGCCGCCGTGGCAATCAACGCACTGGGTTACATAACCGATCAAACTTCTTTCGGACAGCACAGCAATTCACTATTGGCCATCAACGGCAGTTATATCGAAGATCAGGTATACAGCCTGTATCAAAGTTCGGTTTTAAGGGGCGGCGCCTCTGTCGGGCCAAACGTCAAATGGATTGTGGGAAATCCGGTCGCACCCACTCCGATTTACGAGATTCTTGGCTGTATTGCCGTGATTTTGATCGTGACCTTGATTTCCAAACGTCTGCTGTTCACCGGTGAAAAATTTCTGTGGTCCCTGGGGCTGTATTCGTTGGTCCGCGCCTTCACCGAAAGTCAGCGCGTCGACGCCGCGCTTTTCTGGAATATGCGTATCAACGTGATGTTTGCCGTAATTGCGGTTGTTGTCTGTGTAATATTGATCGTAATTATCCGCTGGCAGGTCAAGGAAGGCCGCCTGCGCAATATCTCTCAATATATCGACGCCCGCAAGAATAACGGTTTTGAAAACGATGTGTTTGTCCAAAAGGTCTACAGAGGCGAGGCCGCAGATGTCGCCCCCGGCGAGGCCGCAGATGTCGCCCCCGGCGAGGCCGCGGATATCCTCGATGAAGCTCCGGATAAAGCCGAGGATGCAGATACACCCGAACAAACAGGCGGTAAAGGGCAGGTTTGGACTGCCGATGATACCGATGACGATACCAAATAA
- the folD gene encoding bifunctional methylenetetrahydrofolate dehydrogenase/methenyltetrahydrofolate cyclohydrolase FolD: MAILIDGKALAAKVKSEVAQDAELLRAKGVAPCLAVILVGEDSASQIYVRNKKKACEENGIASRSFELPENTSEAQVLELVAELNADPTVDGILIQQPLPRHLDPLKLMESVDPKKDVDCLTNDSCGRLMSGRPYFLPCTPAGIMRMLEEYHIPVAGKNCVVVGRSGIVGRPMSMMLLWQNGTVTVCHSKTKDLAAECRRADILVVATGKRNLVTADMVKDGCVVIDVGMNRDENGKLHGDVDFEAIEKKAYAITPVPGGVGPMTIAMLLKNTISAAKMRLESKER, from the coding sequence ATGGCGATACTCATTGACGGAAAGGCGCTCGCCGCAAAAGTGAAAAGCGAAGTTGCCCAAGATGCCGAACTGCTGCGCGCAAAAGGTGTAGCCCCCTGTCTGGCGGTGATTCTGGTCGGCGAAGATTCGGCCTCCCAGATCTATGTCCGCAACAAGAAAAAAGCCTGCGAGGAAAACGGGATTGCATCGCGGTCCTTCGAACTCCCCGAAAACACCTCCGAAGCGCAGGTGCTGGAACTTGTCGCCGAACTCAACGCCGATCCCACGGTCGACGGCATTCTAATCCAGCAACCGCTGCCCCGCCACCTCGATCCGCTCAAGCTGATGGAGTCGGTCGATCCCAAAAAGGATGTCGACTGCCTGACCAACGACAGCTGCGGACGCCTGATGTCGGGCAGGCCGTATTTTCTGCCCTGTACCCCGGCGGGCATCATGCGGATGCTCGAAGAATATCACATCCCCGTCGCGGGCAAAAACTGCGTCGTCGTCGGACGCAGCGGCATCGTCGGACGCCCGATGTCCATGATGCTGCTGTGGCAAAACGGCACGGTCACGGTCTGCCATTCCAAGACCAAAGACCTGGCCGCCGAATGCCGCCGTGCCGACATTCTGGTCGTCGCCACCGGCAAACGTAATCTGGTCACCGCCGACATGGTCAAGGACGGCTGCGTCGTCATCGACGTCGGCATGAACCGCGATGAAAACGGCAAGCTGCACGGTGATGTCGACTTCGAAGCCATTGAGAAAAAAGCCTACGCCATCACACCGGTTCCCGGCGGCGTCGGCCCGATGACCATCGCAATGCTGCTGAAAAACACGATTTCCGCCGCGAAAATGCGGCTTGAATCCAAGGAGAGATAA